The Mesorhizobium sp. INR15 region GGTCCCACTGTCCACCCCTGGACGACCAGCGACACCAGCACGATGATGAAGGCGGTGTTGAAGATCAGGCGGCCGTTTTCCAGCCCGCCAAGCAGCGGCGTGATGGCCAGCAGGATCGAGACCGCGCCGCGCAGGCCGACCCAGGAGACGAAGGCGACTTCCGGGCGCGGCAAGCGGAACGGGATCAGGCAAAGCCAGACGGCGATCGGCCGGGCAATGAACATCAGGAACAGGCCAAGCAGCACCGCCGGGATGAGGATTGCCGGAAACTGAGACGGCGTCGCGAACAGGCCAAGGATCAGGAACATGATGATCTGCGCCAGCCATGACATGCCGTCCTGGAAGCGCTTGAGTATGGTGACGGCGCGGATGTCGGAATTGCCGGCAATCAGCCCGGCGATATAGACCGCCAGGAACCCCGAGCCGCCGATGGCACCGGCGGCGGCGAAAACCATCAGCGACAGCGTCAGCACGAAGATCGGCAGCAGGCCATGGTCGAGATTGAGGCGGTCGACGAGGCGCACGATGCCGAGCCCACCCAGCACGCCGACCACGGCGCCAAGCCCCATGTTGAGAACGAAGCCGAGGATCAGGTTGGTGACCAGGACCTTGGCTTCGGGATCCGCGTGGGCGGCGATGATCTCGACAAGCGTGATGGTGAGGAAGATGGCGATCGGGTCGTTGGTGCCGGATTCGACTTCGAGCGTGGCACGCACGCGTTCGCGCAGGTTGATCTCGCCGGCGCGCAGCAGGAAGAACACCGCCGCGGCGTCGGTCGAGGCGACGGCGGCGCCGAGCAGGAAGGATTCCAGCCAGGTGAGATCAAGCATGTAATAGGCGGCGGCGCCGAAGATGCCGGTGGTCAGCAAGACGCCAACAGTGGCCAGCGACAGCGCGGGGCCTGCAGCCTGCCGCAAGGCGTTGAGCGGCGTGCCGAAGCCGGAATCAAACAGGATGATGGCCAGCGCCAGTGAGCCGGC contains the following coding sequences:
- a CDS encoding potassium/proton antiporter; amino-acid sequence: MEHAIYLVTLVGTALVVAAAFSSLIAFRFGAPLLLLFLCIGLATGTDGLGIQFDNARVAYFAGSLALAIILFDSGFGTPLNALRQAAGPALSLATVGVLLTTGIFGAAAYYMLDLTWLESFLLGAAVASTDAAAVFFLLRAGEINLRERVRATLEVESGTNDPIAIFLTITLVEIIAAHADPEAKVLVTNLILGFVLNMGLGAVVGVLGGLGIVRLVDRLNLDHGLLPIFVLTLSLMVFAAAGAIGGSGFLAVYIAGLIAGNSDIRAVTILKRFQDGMSWLAQIIMFLILGLFATPSQFPAILIPAVLLGLFLMFIARPIAVWLCLIPFRLPRPEVAFVSWVGLRGAVSILLAITPLLGGLENGRLIFNTAFIIVLVSLVVQGWTVGPLARRLGLIVPARLGPLDKVELELPGSAHHELLAYRVAPGSPVARGERIPRWARPSLVLRDGRSMRFQDMGRLAAGDQVYIFVPDRYPRLLDKLFASRAVVDPEDADFFGAFAVDPARSAAELEAAYAPGLTEAERKLTVGALVTARLGGHAEYADRVLLGPIELIVRDVDDKGKITGLGLSFEPTAPVARVPVFLSAGEIGDRLAAFVRNWRQPTETQIAEKPVEETPAADTPPQKAASES